The Columba livia isolate bColLiv1 breed racing homer chromosome 2, bColLiv1.pat.W.v2, whole genome shotgun sequence genome includes the window gaaccatttccatagaccctcccctgttgcgcctgcgcagtgccacttggtgaatttgaggaggggtctttagggctctttggatgaaggctccttcagcttcgtcacagtggacTCTTTACCTTTGGCCCATTAGAAGGAACTggctggaacccaagctgccaaaCCGACTGGAACCTGACTGGTGCctcccttttgctgtaaatcttggctgtcttgtctcctcaaggttgcagctggtgctgtaaaacttcttatctcggcatttaatgaagtcctgctttttttagcacaattagttacatacagctctaaactagatattaattatgtggtttaaaatgttagcttgttagtaggcccttattatatagttgcttaaaccttaaaatgttagtttgcTCTATCAATATGacttcataaacaagtttcataactttttacatagaacttaaccacctttcccttttccaagttcagagtctgtgcctcatttggttatacctgtaaacattaaacatcttagcacgaatcacaactgcatttttcacagaaaggacTTAAAAAGTCAACCTTGCTTGatatatttctgaagaaataaagatacaGAAGCACTTTCAACAGCTGCCTCTGCCCCCTTCTCcatttccccttttcccacgGCCATTCGGGGCCAGTTCCCCCAAATCGGGACTTGACCGTGCGGGGCCGCAGGCTCGGAGGGGGAGGCGCCGCCACGGCCCAAGAGCACCCGAACAGCCTGAATGCGGGTCCGCAGCGGCGGGGGCGGGAAAGGGCCGGGACACCATCAAACAACAATTTGGGGAAAAGAGCCCCCAGCGCTTCCGGCGGCCGCGGAACCGCAGCACCGCCCGCACGGCTGCGCATGCGCGTTGCGCTCTGCGAGCGGGCGTTGTGCGGCACTAATGCACATCAGAGGAGCGGGTGTCGAACGGGCCGCCgggaaaaagacacagaaacgaaaataaaaaatagaaataaagatagaGACAGATatagaaacaggagaaaaagaaacacaagaggCTGGATAGAAACAGAACAGAAGCAAAAGCCGCGGCGAATATGCAAATCGTGTCGGGGTGTGGGCGGAGAGGCTAGTGGGCGGGGAGAATGCAAATGTGGATGCGGATCGTGCCAATCAGATCACGGACAGGAAACAACGGGCGGGGCGCACGGGGACGAGGGGCGGGGTGACGAGGAGCGTGAGAGAATGCAAATTAGAGGCGGGGATGCGCCAATCGAGCGCTCGAGAGGCCGAAGGGGCCGCTGGGAGGCTTCGTCGCGGGGGTCTCCGGGCGCGGCGAGGGTCGGTGTCCGCGGATTCCGGTGGAACCGCGGGGAGACCGAGGGGAACAGAGCGGGAAAGGAGCTCGGGGTTGTTGCGTGCGCGGTGGGAGTGACCGTGAGGTGTGAGGGTCTGGCAGTGGATGGGGCGGTGCGGCGGAGCGTGGAGGGTATCGCTTCTCGGCCTTTTGGCTAAGATCAAGTGTAGTATCTGTTCTTATCAGTTTAATATCTGATACGTCCTCGATGAGAGGACTTTATATTAAACGGATTTTTGGGCCTGGGAGTTGGATCCGGAGCTTGCTCCCTCCGCTCCGCGCATCGTCCCGGTATTGCAGTGCCTCCGGGAGCGGTGCACCCCCGCGGGGGACCCTTGTTGGTCAAAGACAGAGCTGGTGCGGTGCTGGGAACGAGGCTGCGCGGCTCAGTCGGGCAGTCGCAGGGGGGGAGTCGGTGTGGCTTCTCAGCTGCGGGTTGGCCCGTGCGGACCGCTGGTGTGGCCGATCCCGGGCGGGCCCCTCGGTGCGGGTGACCCCCGCACGCGGTCCCTCCCGGCACGTTTTTAGTTCGCCGTGCAGCCCCTGTGCTCCACGCTGCCGTCCGCCCGTACCGGCCGTGCGGCGCTGCGGGGCCCGTGCGGCGCTGCCACCGCGCTCGTTGCCGCCTCTCGGGACGGAaacgccgccgccccgccgtgCGCCGTGCCGAGCGCGCAAAGCGGGAACCGAGCGCCGGTGCCGCCGGgtgccgccgctgctgccgcccggTGGCCGCAGCCGGCTCTGCAGCCCGGCCGTGCCGTGCGGCTCTGGCGCCCGGGAGGACAGAATTGCTGCTGCTAAAAAACccgtttattttaaaaaagccaaTTACAAAAACCCTCAGGCGCGCCTCTTTTTTTTGGGAGGGGGGTTGAACAGCGAGGGCTCGGGTGAGGGACAAGCGCCCTGccctgctctgttttcacagGATCAGTGTTGGGGTTGGGAGTGGACTCCAAAATCATCCCGTCCGATCCCCGCCGGACgagaagtttcttttccaagGGAGGGAAGTTATGAAATTGAAGAAGTAAAGCGGTGAAATTTATCCCAAGAAACTGAGACAAGAAGAGGGGGAAAGGCCGGTGGGGGGAGGGCTGGGCAGACCGGTGGCACTAAAAGGGATTTACACCCCCCCTGCCCCGAAAGATTTGGGTTAAATCCGGGTGGTTTTAGGGATGTTTTTGGAGTtgtttcctcccctcctccacTGCCGGTGCTGAAAGCAACaaatattctcattttcatttaaaaggagaaaagtccaaagaaaaaagagggtgttttggttttttttttcagcacttcGCCTCAAGGCAGTGGCACGAAGCCCCTTTATTAACCATTTCCTCCCCAATTTGGGGTTCTCTAAACTATCCCATTTCCCAGCTTGCTGTTGAAAATGCTCCAAGCGGGACAAACTTCCCCCAGACCACAGAATTAAAAGACCTGACCTGCCGGGTGCGTCCCCAGCTCGCCAGAGCTCCCCCGAGCCTCCTCCCGCGCCCCGCTCGCCCCGGGCAGCCGCCCCCGCTCCGGCAGCTCCTGCGGGCCCGCCCCGTGTTCCTGGGCCGCTCCCGACCCCACGGTGGAGGCGGCAAGCCGGCCCTCGGCACCTCTCGGGTGGCCCCTGTGGCGGATGCGCTCGGCTCGCCCCCCCAGCcgaaccagcagcagtttggtggGGGGTGAGCTCCTTCCAGCGCCAAGGGCCAAGAGCTCCTTCCAGGGGACCCACGAGGAAGCAGAACGGCTACTGAAGGCTGGTGGTTTGTGGGTGCAGGCAGTttcttgcagacttctcctaCTGTGTGCACTTTGACTACGagtcaaccactttattctataaacacgacagcctggatgagccactgtgagctctccctgctacataagtgagctgtatggcaatggttttactactcacaggtcagtggatgagcccaatttaagtttaaTGTTAACCATTTGGCTTAAGTAGATGCACTCTAGATTAATTATTTAGAGATAAAAGGTTGTATGacttttaatatactctttgcttcatgttacttggtaagctggatttgctaaaattttcaagttctgctcatatttaccaaaagcagctacaaaccacactgaacacttgcaagataaggtcttgtttgcactttgctgggaagaacGGAACTGTCTGGGAAAAACAACGCTCCAAGGCTAACACGGGGGAGACGttacagacatctgcaaaacGGGGCCGATGTCACACTTTGccgagaagaaaggatttattcagacaaaacagtacCTGCAAGGCTATGGACCATAAACAATGTCTGCACCTGAAAAACAAAGGCCCACGTGGAAtcggagaaaaaaatccaaggaGAATCAAGAAGACCTCACAGTGGAGTATTGCTGTTGGACTGAACGATGGTATGAACGTTTGTAAAGATGCAGAGGTCTATGGTTTACTGTGCTCGGGTTGGACCTCTGTGGAGGTACCAGCTTGTGCCAGCCCCGCTGCTCTTCTACTCCATCTTTTTTCCCCGAGAATTTtgctgcctgccgcccgcccAGGGCGCGGGTGCCGCCCGCCCGGGGCACGGGTGCCGCCTGCCCGGGGTGCCGCCTGCCGCCTGCCCGGGGCGCGGGTGCCTCCTGCCCGGGGTGCCGCCTGCCCGGGGCGCGGGTGCCGCCTGCCCGGGGTGCCGCCCGCCCGGGGCGCGGGTGCCGCTCGCCGCCCGCCCGGGGCGCGGGTGCCGCCCGCCGCCTGCCCGGGGCGCGGGTGCCGCCTGCCCGGGGCGCGGGTGCCGCCTGCCCGGGGCGCGGgtgccgcccgccgcccgcccggggcGCGGGTGCCGCCTGCCCGGGGCGCGGGTGCCGGGCTCGCAGCCGTGTCCCTGTGCCGGCGCtcggcagctgctgcaggggagttgcagctttgctgttgtttcATGCAGTAGTTGACGCCTTTGGACGGAACTGTGACACGGATGTTTAGCAAAGGCGCAGGCTGATATTTATTATATTACTGCAAATCTTTAATAATCCAAGTGTTTGAACTCAGGGGGTGGGGACGCGTAGGCGGGGGGCAGCACCCGGCGGGAGTGGGCGCgcacccaggggtgctgcagCACGTCCCGCAGGGGCAGGCGCTGGGCCGGGCTGCGGCGCAGCAGGCGCGAGATGAGATCACGGGCGCCCTCGGGCACGGGGGGCGGGAAGTGCAGGTCTACCTGGCGGGACGCGGGGGACTCAGGGACCCCGGGAGTGGACGGGGCACAAGGACACCCCCACCCAGCACCGGTGTCCCTGGCCCCCCAGCCGTGGGTCTCGCCCCACAGCGAGAATGGAGGGTGTGGGGCAGGTGCTGTGTGTGTGGGGCCCAGATCCTGGGGTCCTGCCCAGCCCTTGGGTTCCCCAGCAGCATGTGGGGCAGGGTCCCCATGGCAGGGGATTCCGGGGGGTGTGAGCTCCCTAAACATGGGGTCTCTGTGGCAGGGTCCCCCCTGTGAGAGCACAGCACGTGAGGCTGGGGGTTGCTCTGGGGTCCTTGTGGGTCCCCGGAGGTGCTCCCCGGGTGGGTGGGGGTCCCTAGGGCGCAGTCCCCACCTTGGTGATGCGGTGGTAGGTCTCGTTGTGGGAGGGGCTCTCGAAGGGGGGGTGCCCAACCAGCAGCTCATAGCAGAGCACCCCCAGGCACCACAGATCCACCTTCTCGTCGTGCTCACGCCCCTCCACCATCTCGGGGGGAAGGTAATCCAGCGTCCCACACAGTGTCCTCCGCCTGGGGGGCACCCCATGAGGAGACACCCCCATGTGTACACGCACCCACCGCCTCTCCAGAGGTACATAAAGGCAGCTCTGTTTTAGGGGGAGCCCTGCCTTGGCATGTTGGGGTCCTCTGGGGTGCTTGTCACCCCCAGGCCGGTGGCGCCATCCCCGTGGGGTCTCAGCccctgctgtgtccctgtccccacagggtGCCCCATGGAGGACCCCCCACAGCGCCCCCACAGCCCTACAGGGCCCCTCCCCAGATCATACCAAAGGGGAGAGGGTGCACAGACGACCCAAAGTCAGTGATCTtcggctcctccagccccacagggTGCTCCCCCAGACCCACAGGGCCCCCCACAGCCGTACCGGAGGGAGGGGGCGTGCACAGACCACCCGAAGTCCGCGATCTTCAGCTCCCCcatcagccccagcagcaggttCTCAGGTTTGATGTCCCGGTGGATCACCTTCTTCCCGTGGCAGTACAGCAGCGCGTCTGCCGCCTCCTCCATCAGCTGCGGTGACAAAACGAGGGGGTCAGGGCACCCCCAAACTGGTCAGGGGACCCTCACTGAACAGAGGGTGGCCACTGTGGGTgcggcagcagcttctccatcAGCTCGGGATGGGTCAGGACACCCTCAAACTGACCAGGGGGCCCTTGGGGACCCCAACACCAATTCTTGGGTGGGACCTCAGCATTTGGGGCTGGTCAGGGGGCCCAGACCCCCATGTGTGGGGGTGACCCTGGTGTCTGGGGCGGTTCCAGAGCTCCCCCCTGGGGGTGCCCCATTTCGGGGTGACCTGACCGTGGCGGTGCGGGTGGCATCGAAGCGGCCTTGGCGCTGCAGCTCCTTGTAGAGCTCCCCCCCGGGCGCGTACTCCAGGATGAGGAACACCCGCCGCTCATCGTGGAAGTAGTTGTAGAGGCGCAGGATGTTGGGGTGCCTGAGGGGAACAGGGACACATGGTGAggccccaggaccccccactaccaccccagggtccccagtgccacccatgGGCTCTCTGCAACCAACCCCCCCTGTCACCTAGGGGACCCCAGAACACCCCCAGTAtcacccaccatcaccccagtGAGCCCCAGGACACCCCTCCACTGTCACCCCAGGGTGTCCAGGACAGCCCCCACCATGACCCAGAGGACAACAGGACTCCCACACTGTCACTCCGGTGCCACCCACCACCACCCAGGGGGTCTTCTGGGACCTGTTGATATCATACTTGGGACCCCGGGATCCCCTCACTGTCACCCAGTGGGTCCCTGAGTGCCACCTCAtcaccccaggaccccccacCTCATCAGCCCAGggtcccccagtgccacccaccatcacccAGGAGGTTCCCAGGACCCTACCAGCACCACCCGGGGTCCCCAGGCTCCCCCACCCGCCTCCCCCTGACACCGCCGTGCTTGTGCTTCCTGACTGTAGGTGGGCCATGATCTCGATCTCCCGCCGCAGCTGGTGCTCCACCCCTTCCTTCTCCACCTGGGACTTGAAGAGGATCTTCAGCGCCACCAGGAATTTCGTGCTCTGCTCCCGTGCCAGGTAGACGCTCCCGAACTTGCCCTTCCCCAGCGGCCGCCCAATCTCAAAGTCATCCAGCGTGAAGGTCCGTCTGCAGGGTGGGGGGCAGAGACACACGATGGCGGGggcaccccatcataggggggacaccccatcataggggggacacccagcacctgcaCCCACACATAGTCAACACCAACCCCGGTGTCACCCACCAATGCCCAGGGGTCACAGGACCACCgcactgtcacccatggggtCTCTGGGATGCCCCCCCACTGTCATACTGCGGGTAACTGGGCCCCCCAGTGCCACTCAAAGTGTCCTTGGAGCTCCCACAATCACCCCAAGGtcctcaggacaccccacagtgctGCCCACCATCACCCAGGGGGTCTCTGGGACCCCCCAACTTATTATACTTGGGTTCCCAGGACGCCCCACGGACCACAGGACCTCAGGAcgtccccactgtcaccccatGGATCCCGGGAGCCATCCTCATTACCGCAGggtcccctcagtgccacccaccatcaccccagggggccccagggctcccttccccccaacacccaGGGAGTCTCTGGGACCCCACACTGTGGTCCCCAGAAGCTCCCCAGGAgccccctgctgtcaccagggggGAACTGGCatcccccagtgtcacccagtgggtccctggcaccccctcccccatcACCCCAGGGTGTCCAGtgtcccacatccccccaggggtccctgttacccccaggccccccagctctgcccccaCCGTCACTCACTGTGGCGGGGGAGAGGCCTGCAGggcaatgggctgcaggggcgcaGCTCCTGGTGGGGAAGGCTCAGCTGCGggaacccccacacacaccgTGGGGGCCTCCGAGGACCCTCCCGTGGGACACAGGCGTCCAGGGACCCCAAGGTAACACCCGCGCCCCcaccaagggacccaggcgtccgggcgccCCAACTCCTCCCCATGGGGCTCTGTCCCCCGGCCCCCCCTCCCCGTACCTGGCCGGCGCTCCGGCGGGAGCGGCTCCTCGCGGCGAACCTGCGGCCCGGCCGGGGAGGGGGGTCACCCCGAGACACCCCCGCAGGGGTGGGGGACCCCAACaccctccccagggacaggacaCCCCCCAAAAAGGGCCCGGGGGTGCCTGAGCGCACCTCCCTAGGACGGGGCCACCCCCAGGGGTCAGCGCGGTCCCAAAGCGCACGGGAACCGCCCGGAGGgtgccccagggatggggcCCAGGGGACACCCCGAGACCCCCTCCCAAGGACGGCCCCCCCCCGGAGGGGTTTGGGGCACTCCGAGACCCCCCATCCCAGGGACCGGGACACTCCAGAAAGGGCAGCGTCACCCCGAGTGTCCCCGGGGAGACACCCTGGCAGGGGAACGTGGCGGGGGAGGGGGTGTCACCTCGGGCAGGCTGGGCACGCCGGGGTCCGCGTTCTCTTTCTGCGCCATCCTGGGGCGTGGAGGGGACACAGCATCACCACGGGACCCCAACCCCTCGGGACCCCCAACCACGCGGGACACGCTGTCCCCGGATCCCCAGCCCCCCGGGATCGCCCAGCCCCCCGAGCCCCCCGGGACACGCTGTCCCCGGATCCCTAGTCCCCCGGGACCCCCGTTCCCCGGACCCGCTGTCCCCGGTCCCCGCCGCCGCGCTCTgcgccccctcccgccgccgccttcAAACCCGCCCCTCGGCTGGCACGCACCGCCCGCCCATTGGTCCCCGCTGAGGacggccccgcccccacccGCTTTCCTCCCCACCCGCCTtcctcccgccccgccgcgcttaCGCCGTTTCTCATTGGCCAGCCACGCCGCCCGTCTGGCGAGCGGGGCGGGAGCTCAGCGCTGATTGGCTGCCGGGCGGTGGCGATCGGGCTAGACGGTTGTTGTGCGGGGGCGTTGGTGAGGGGACACGGTGGTTCCCGGGGTGCGGACGGGCCTGGCCGGGGGTCGCCCTGCCGAGCAGAGAGCGGCCGTGCGGGCAGGGAGTGCGGgaaggggagcggcggggctggcgcctCCGGCTTGtcagagggaagctgaggcagcgcgggcagcgtgTGAACTCAGACAGGCTGCAGGTTCAATGAGCCGCAGCGCTGGTGGAACGATGAGTCTCTTGCAGAGCTCACGGGTGGACCTGGCGTTCAGTAAGAATTCTCTtaaagcttttcatttcttttgtggctATTGCTGCTTT containing:
- the LOC135578763 gene encoding aurora kinase B-like isoform X5 — translated: MAQKENADPGVPSLPEVRREEPLPPERRPGAAPLQPIALQASPPPQRTFTLDDFEIGRPLGKGKFGSVYLAREQSTKFLVALKILFKSQVEKEGVEHQLRREIEIMAHLQSGSTSTAVSGGGGHPNILRLYNYFHDERRVFLILEYAPGGELYKELQRQGRFDATRTATLMEEAADALLYCHGKKVIHRDIKPENLLLGLMGELKIADFGWSVHAPSLRAAFMYLWRGGGCVYTWGCLLMGCPPGGGHCVGRWITFPPRWWRGVSTTRRWICGAWGCSAMSCWLGTPPSRAPPTTRPTTASPR
- the LOC135578763 gene encoding aurora kinase C-like isoform X1, whose protein sequence is MAQKENADPGVPSLPEVRREEPLPPERRPGAAPLQPIALQASPPPQRTFTLDDFEIGRPLGKGKFGSVYLAREQSTKFLVALKILFKSQVEKEGVEHQLRREIEIMAHLQSGSTSTAVSGGGGHPNILRLYNYFHDERRVFLILEYAPGGELYKELQRQGRFDATRTATLMEEAADALLYCHGKKVIHRDIKPENLLLGLMGELKIADFGWSVHAPSLRRRTLCGTLDYLPPEMVEGREHDEKVDLWCLGVLCYELLVGHPPFESPSHNETYHRITKTCTSRPPCPRAPVISSRACCAAARPSACPCGTCCSTPGCAPTPAGCCPPPTRPHPLSSNTWIIKDLQ
- the LOC135578763 gene encoding aurora kinase C-like isoform X3, whose amino-acid sequence is MAQKENADPGVPSLPEVRREEPLPPERRPGAAPLQPIALQASPPPQRTFTLDDFEIGRPLGKGKFGSVYLAREQSTKFLVALKILFKSQVEKEGVEHQLRREIEIMAHLQHPNILRLYNYFHDERRVFLILEYAPGGELYKELQRQGRFDATRTATLMEEAADALLYCHGKKVIHRDIKPENLLLGLMGELKIADFGWSVHAPSLRRRTLCGTLDYLPPEMVEGREHDEKVDLWCLGVLCYELLVGHPPFESPSHNETYHRITKVDLHFPPPVPEGARDLISRLLRRSPAQRLPLRDVLQHPWVRAHSRRVLPPAYASPPPEFKHLDY
- the LOC135578763 gene encoding aurora kinase C-like isoform X2 translates to MAQKENADPGVPSLPEVRREEPLPPERRPGAAPLQPIALQASPPPQRTFTLDDFEIGRPLGKGKFGSVYLAREQSTKFLVALKILFKSQVEKEGVEHQLRREIEIMAHLQSGSTSTAVSGGGGHPNILRLYNYFHDERRVFLILEYAPGGELYKELQRQGRFDATRTATLMEEAADALLYCHGKKVIHRDIKPENLLLGLMGELKIADFGWSVHAPSLRRRTLCGTLDYLPPEMVEGREHDEKVDLWCLGVLCYELLVGHPPFESPSHNETYHRITKVDLHFPPPVPEGARDLISRLLRRSPAQRLPLRDVLQHPWVRAHSRRVLPPAYASPPPEFKHLDY
- the LOC135578763 gene encoding aurora kinase C-like isoform X4 translates to MAQKENADPGVPSLPEVRREEPLPPERRPGAAPLQPIALQASPPPQRTFTLDDFEIGRPLGKGKFGSVYLAREQSTKFLVALKILFKSQVEKEGVEHQLRREIEIMAHLQSGSTSTAVSGGGGHPNILRLYNYFHDERRVFLILEYAPGGELYKELQRQGRFDATRTATLMEEAADALLYCHGKKVIHRDIKPENLLLGLMGELKIADFGWSVHAPSLRAAFMYLWRGGGCVYTWGCLLMGCPPGGGHCVGRWITFPPRWWRGVSTTRRWICGAWGCSAMSCWLGTPPSRAPPTTRPTTASPRPALPAPRARGRP